In one window of Falco cherrug isolate bFalChe1 chromosome 10, bFalChe1.pri, whole genome shotgun sequence DNA:
- the ZNF335 gene encoding zinc finger protein 335 isoform X7 — MEENAVESSSDAAPQAAREEPSESGLGVGTSEAVSADSSDAASGPGPLSGVDDSGVGQSSDSSGVSLEEVSESSSSTDAIPRIYLPDSSSVAQSTLVSSVSTVSQSIMVSESPQVLVHSSVITDGATIVSDSTASTSSDLGSAIDKIIESTIGPDIIQSCIAVTSAEDGGAETTQYLILQGPDDGAPMVSQMATSALANSLMIEAVADGPTSTCLDQPGPSDPSEQLEVLELPTRPDQAREVDGGEELDQPDMETLEEMMEVVVVQQFKCKMCQYKNVSKKTLINHMKERHFQPVGSALALKKGRPRKGGSAPKTAEEEVPEEEEDDDIMDAGAIDDPEEDSDYNPAEDEPRGRQPKYSRTVPTSSEERPRRRPGRPRKFPRLEDMPQDVPEGGEVEPLVTSQSTPSRELQNSEAASSSCLENGTSESLAEPSISQSDSKNKDPSSNTGPEEADVIPRRRGRPSRRFLGKKYRKYMGRRYYYKSPKPLMRPYLCRICGSRFLTHDDLRFHVNSHEANDPQLFKCLQCNYRSRRWSSLKEHMFNHVGSKPYKCEECNYTSVYKKDVIRHSTVHSRDRKKRADPPPKLNSFPCPVCNRIYPMQKRLTQHMKTHSTEKPHMCDKCGKSFKKRYTFKMHLLTHIQAIANRRFKCEFCDYICEDKKVLLNHQLSHMNDKPYKCSFCKYSTFREDFLVSHMAVKHTGGKPFACEFCHFTTKHKKNLRLHVHCRHADSFEEWAQRHPEEPPCRRRPFFTLQQIEELKQQHSQVQASAEPEATPPGHLGTVTYHAVQAVLDTEPPILSQDSLGGATVIFERGVAGSAELATQTALDLLLNMSTQRELATGSLQVAVVKPDDSGEVRGTCEPQAQEEGAEMDSKEQQQQQKLVTLHMAEPGETLVQEAYEEATLGGSELQQITIPFGGTTEYSIITPISEEIQAPGTLYSSEEESPAEASHTVVLNEAVMTEVAPKDQNNHYVMSSGIPGSQFHHIEPLSGDAAFPLPAEGQEAQPTGIKWPLVQCVTRQLQKDSSLSPASEGQEISSPKVKWPVLQGMAKKLSCKVSTAKKLSCKISTAKKFSCKICTALFTGRAEMERHKRAHIGPSTFKCPDCPFTAALWPEVRSHMVQHASLRPHKCAHCSFASKNKKDLRRHMLTHTNEKPFSCPICGQRFNRNGHLKFHMQRLHSSEGKRPGVPAAAAQQTIILNSDEDTLATLQMTSSFLHVGGVWFGF, encoded by the exons ATGGAGGAGAATGCGGTGGAGAGCAGCAGCGACGCGGCTCCGCAGGCAGCGCGGGAGGAGCCCTCCGAGAGCGGCCTGGGCGTCGGGACCTCGGAGGCCGTGTCGGCAGACAGCAGCGACGCCGCCTCGGGCCCCGGCCCGCTTTCCGGGGTGGATGACTCGGGCGTGGGCCAGAGCTCCGACAGCAGCGGGGTCTCCCTG GAAGAGGTGTCGGAGAGTAGCTCAAGCACAGATGCCATTCCCCGGATTTACCTGCCAGATTCATCTTCTGTTGCCCAGTCCACCTTGGTCTCCAGTGTCTCCACTGTGAGCCAGTCCATCATGGTGTCAGAGTCCCCACAAGTCCTGGTTCACTCCAGCGTCATCACTGATGGAGCCACAATTGTGTCAGACTCCACTGCGTCCACTTCCTCGGACCTAGGTTCTGCCATTGACAAAATCATTGAGTCCACAATTGGACCTGACATCATCCAGA GCTGCATCGCTGTGACCAGTGCAGAGGATGGCGGGGCTGAGACTACGCAGTACCTCATTCTACAAGGCCCGGATGATG GTGCTCCCATGGTGTCCCAGATGGCCACTTCTGCTTTGGCCAATAGCTTGATGATAGAAGCTGTTGCTGATGGACCTACCTCCACGTGCCTTGACCAGCCCGGACCTTCAGACCCTTCTGAGCAGTTGGAAGTGCTGGAGCTACCCACACGGCCAGATCAGGCCCGAGAGGTGGATGGTGGGGAGGAGCTGGACCAGCCAGACATGGAAACCCTGGAAGAGATGATGGAGGTGGTTGTGGTGCAGCAGTTCAAGTGCAAGATGTGTCAGTACAAGAATGTCTCCAAGAAGACGCTAATTAACCACATGAAAGAGCGGCACTTCCAACCAG TGGGTTCAGCTCTGGCTTTGAAGAAAGGACGTCCACGGaaggggggatctgctccaaAGACTGCGGAGGAGGAGGTcccagaagaagaagaagatgaCGATATCATGGATGCTGGTGCTATTGATGACCCTGAAG AGGACAGTGACTATAACCCAGCTGAGGATGAGCCTCGTGGGCGACAGCCCAAGTACAGCCGCACTGTCCCCACATCCAGTGAGGAGAGGCCACGTCGACGCCCAGGGAGACCCCGCAAGTTTCCTCGTCTGGAGGACATGCCCCAGGATGTGCCTGAAG GAGGGGAGGTGGAGCCCTTAGTGACATCCCAAAGCACACCGAGCCGTGAGCTGCAGAACTCTGAAGCAGCCAGTTCCTCGTGCCTGGAGAACGGGACCAGTGAGAgcctggcagagcccagcaTCAGCCAGTCTGACTCCAAGAACAAGGACCCTTCCTCTAACACCGGCCCCGAGGAGGCAGATGTCATCCCCAGGAGGCGAGGGCGGCCCTCCCGCCGCTTCCTGGGCAAGAAATACCGCAAGTACATGGGGCGCAG GTACTACTACAAGTCACCCAAGCCCCTGATGAGGCCCTACCTGTGTCGGATTTGTGGCTCACGTTTCCTCACGCATGATGATCTGCGTTTCCATGTCAACTCACACGAAGCCAATGACCCGCAGCTCTTCAAGTGTCTCCAGTGCAACTACCGCTCCCGGCGCTGGTCCTCCCTCAAG GAACATATGTTCAACCATGTGGGCAGCAAGCCCTACAAGTGTGAGGAGTGTAATTACACCAGTGTGTACAAGAAGGATGTCATCCGGCACTCCACAGTGCACAGCCGGGACAG gaaaaagagagCTGATCCG ccccCAAAGCTGAACTCCTTCCCATGCCCTGTATGCAACCGTATCTACCCCATGCAGAAGAGGCTTACCCAGCACATGAAGacacacagcacagagaaaccaCACATGTGTGATAAG TGTGGAAAGTCCTTTAAGAAGCGCTACACCTTCAAGATGCACCTGCTGACACACATCCAGGCCATTGCCAACCGCAG GTTCAAGTGCGAGTTCTGTGACTACATCTGTGAGGACAAGAAGGTCCTGCTGAACCACCAGCTGTCACACATGAACGACAAGCCCTACAAGTGTAGCTTCTGCAAGTACTCCACCTTCCGGGAGGACTTCCTGGTCTCACACATGGCTGTCAAGCACACGG GAGGGAAGCCATTTGCTTGTGAGTTCTGTCACTTCACCACCAAGCACAAGAAGAACCTGCGCCTCCACGTGCACTGCCGCCATGCCGACTCCTTTGAGGAGTGGGCACAGAGGCACCCTGAGGAGCCaccctgccgccgccgccccttCTTCACACTGCAGCAGATTGaggagctgaagcagcagcacagccaggtgCAGGCCTCGGCTGAGCCAGAGGCCACCCCACCG gGGCATCTTGGCACTGTCACCTACCATGCGGTCCAGGCCGTCCTGGACACGGAGCCCCCCATCCTCTCGCAGGATTCCCTGGGAGGAGCCACCGTCATTTTTGAACGAG GTGTGGCTGGATCAGCAGAACTGGCCACGCAGACTGCCCTGGATCTCCTGCTGAACATGAGCACTCAGAGAGAGCTGGCCACGGGCTCACTGCAG gtggCAGTGGTGAAGCCAGATGATTCAGGAGAGGTTCGGGGCACCTGTGAGCCTCAGGCAcaggaggagggggcagagATGGACTctaaggagcagcagcagcagcagaaattgGTGACGCTGCACatggcagagcctggggagaCGCTGGTGCAGGAGGCTTACGAGGAGGCAACCCTGGGTGGCTCGGAGTTGCAGCAGATCACTATCCCCTTTGGCGGGACAACAGAGTACAGTATCATCACACCCATCAGTGAGGAGATTCAGGCTCCAGGCACGCTGTACAG CAGTGAGGAGGAGAGTCCTGCGGAGGCTTCCCACACGGTTGTGCTGAATGAAGCTGTGATGACAGAAGTTGCTCCGAAAGACCAAAACAATCACTATGTCATGTCATCTGGCATTCCGGGGAGCCAGTTCCATCACATTGAG CCCCTCAGCGGGGATGCTGCCTTTCCCTTGCCTGCGGAAGGCCAGGAGGCACAGCCCACCGGCATCAAATGGCCCCTGGTGCAGTGTGTCACCAGGCAGCTCCAGAAGGACTCATCTTTATCCCCAGCCTCCGAGGGGCAGGAAATCTCATCCCCAAAGGTCAAGTGGCCTGTGCTCCAAGGCATGGCCAAGAAGCTCTCATGCAAGGTTTCCACAGCCAAGAAGCTCTCGTGCAAGATTTCCACAGCCAAAAAGTTTTCATGCAAGATTTGCACAGCCCTGTTCACAGGGAGAGCAGAAATGGAGCGTCACAAGAGAGCCCACATTGGGCCCAGCACCTTCAAGTGTCCCGACTGTCCATTCACTGCAGCCCTCTGGCCAGAGGTTCGG AGCCACATGGTCCAACATGCCAGCCTTCGGCCACACAAGTGCGCCCACTGCAGCTTTGCCTCCAAGAACAAGAAGGACTTGCGCAGGCACATGCTGACACACACCAATGAGAAGCCCTTTTCCTGCCCCATCTGTGGACAGAG GTTCAACCGTAATGGGCACCTCAAGTTCCACATGCAGCGTTTGCACAGCTCAGAGGGGAAGAGGCCAGGGGTGCCCgcggctgctgcccagcagacCATCATACTGAACAGCGACGAGGACACACTGGCCACCCTGCAGA TGACCTCTAGTTTCCTTCATGTTGGGGGAGTTTGGTTTGGCTTCTGA